A DNA window from Ficedula albicollis isolate OC2 chromosome 1, FicAlb1.5, whole genome shotgun sequence contains the following coding sequences:
- the SLC25A30 gene encoding kidney mitochondrial carrier protein 1 isoform X2: MGRNYWLKEEPIMPALNWKPFIYGGLASITAECGTFPIDLTKTRLQVQGQVNDAKYKEIRYRGMLHALVRICREEGLKALYCGIAPAMLRQASYGTIKIGTYQSLKRMFVEHPEDETLMMNVLCGVLSGVISSSIANPTDVLKIRMQAQGRMIQGGMMGNFIQIYQKEGAKGLWKGVSLTAQRAAIVVGVELPVYDLTKKHIIMSGYMGDTVYTHFLSSFLCGLAGALASNPVDVVRTRMMNQKSQQHGGHSAYKGTLDCLLQCLKGLCCQ, translated from the exons ATGGGGCGAAATTACTGGCTG AAAGAGGAACCAATAATGCCAGCACTGAACTGGAAGCCCTTTATCTATGGAGGTTTAGCATCAATCACTGCAGAATGTG GTACTTTCCCCATTGATCTGACCAAAACACGTCTCCAGGTTCAAGGTCAAGTTAATGATGCCAAATATAAAGAGATCCGCTACCGTGGAATGTTGCATGCACTGGTCAGAATATGCAGAGAAGAAGGATTGAAAGCCTTATACTGTGG GATTGCACCTGCAATGCTACGACAAGCTTCATATGGAACTATAAAAATAGGCACTTACCAGAGCTTAAAAAGAATGTTTGTTGAGCATCCAGAAG ATGAAACCCTCATGATGAATGTTCTGTGTGGCGTTCTTTCGGGAGTAATCTCGTCATCAATCGCCAACCCTACGGACGTCTTAAAG ATCAGAATGCAAGCTCAAGGTAGAATGATTCAAGGAGGCATGATGGGCAACTTCATACAGATCTACCAAAAAGAAGGTGCTAAAGGATTATGGAAg GGGGTATcactgacagcacagagagctgctaTCGTTGTTGGAGTGGAGCTGCCAGTGTATGACCTTACCAAGAAGCACATAATTATGTCTGGCTATATGGGAGATACAGTATATACTCACTTCCT TTCCAGTTTTCTTTGTGGGTTAGCTGGAGCCCTTGCATCCAACCCAGTTGATGTTGTAAGAACACGCATGATGAATCAGAAAAGCCAACAACATGGGGGACACTCAGCCTACAAGGGCACTTTGGATTGCTTGTTACAG TGCTTAAAAGGACTATGCTGTCAGTAA
- the SLC25A30 gene encoding kidney mitochondrial carrier protein 1 isoform X1: MGRNYWLKEEPIMPALNWKPFIYGGLASITAECGTFPIDLTKTRLQVQGQVNDAKYKEIRYRGMLHALVRICREEGLKALYCGIAPAMLRQASYGTIKIGTYQSLKRMFVEHPEDETLMMNVLCGVLSGVISSSIANPTDVLKIRMQAQGRMIQGGMMGNFIQIYQKEGAKGLWKGVSLTAQRAAIVVGVELPVYDLTKKHIIMSGYMGDTVYTHFLSSFLCGLAGALASNPVDVVRTRMMNQKSQQHGGHSAYKGTLDCLLQTWKNEGFFALYKGFWPNWLRLGPWNIIFFLTYEQLKKLDA, encoded by the exons ATGGGGCGAAATTACTGGCTG AAAGAGGAACCAATAATGCCAGCACTGAACTGGAAGCCCTTTATCTATGGAGGTTTAGCATCAATCACTGCAGAATGTG GTACTTTCCCCATTGATCTGACCAAAACACGTCTCCAGGTTCAAGGTCAAGTTAATGATGCCAAATATAAAGAGATCCGCTACCGTGGAATGTTGCATGCACTGGTCAGAATATGCAGAGAAGAAGGATTGAAAGCCTTATACTGTGG GATTGCACCTGCAATGCTACGACAAGCTTCATATGGAACTATAAAAATAGGCACTTACCAGAGCTTAAAAAGAATGTTTGTTGAGCATCCAGAAG ATGAAACCCTCATGATGAATGTTCTGTGTGGCGTTCTTTCGGGAGTAATCTCGTCATCAATCGCCAACCCTACGGACGTCTTAAAG ATCAGAATGCAAGCTCAAGGTAGAATGATTCAAGGAGGCATGATGGGCAACTTCATACAGATCTACCAAAAAGAAGGTGCTAAAGGATTATGGAAg GGGGTATcactgacagcacagagagctgctaTCGTTGTTGGAGTGGAGCTGCCAGTGTATGACCTTACCAAGAAGCACATAATTATGTCTGGCTATATGGGAGATACAGTATATACTCACTTCCT TTCCAGTTTTCTTTGTGGGTTAGCTGGAGCCCTTGCATCCAACCCAGTTGATGTTGTAAGAACACGCATGATGAATCAGAAAAGCCAACAACATGGGGGACACTCAGCCTACAAGGGCACTTTGGATTGCTTGTTACAG acaTGGAAGAATGAAGGCTTTTTTGCTCTGTATAAAGGGTTTTGGCCAAACTGGTTAAGACTTGGTCCTTGGAATATCATT TTCTTTCTGACATATGAACAGCTGAAGAAATTGGATGCCTGA